A region from the Pseudonocardia petroleophila genome encodes:
- a CDS encoding pentapeptide repeat-containing protein, protein MRELTADCARCTALCCVVPAFAASADFAIDKPAGTPCPNLRPDHGCGIHPSLRERGFPGCTVYDCFGAGQQVVQVTFGGHPDTRVAAVFPTMRVLHELLAFETAALALGTALDGDLRRARDETLRLSGGTPDALAALDPSAHRAEVAGLLRAVSALVRDPAGPDHAGADLVGSRLRDLRRGCLRGAVLLGADLRGADLRGADLLGADLRGADLSGADLTGALFVVQAQLDAARGDAATVVPAGLRHPAHWPSGGGRG, encoded by the coding sequence GTGCGCGAGCTGACGGCCGACTGCGCGCGCTGCACGGCGCTGTGCTGCGTCGTCCCCGCGTTCGCCGCGTCGGCCGACTTCGCGATCGACAAGCCCGCCGGGACCCCGTGCCCGAACCTGCGCCCCGACCACGGCTGCGGCATCCACCCCTCGCTGCGGGAGCGGGGCTTCCCCGGCTGCACCGTCTACGACTGCTTCGGCGCGGGCCAGCAGGTCGTGCAGGTGACGTTCGGCGGGCACCCCGACACCCGGGTCGCCGCGGTGTTCCCGACGATGCGGGTGCTGCACGAGCTGCTCGCGTTCGAGACCGCCGCGCTGGCGCTCGGCACCGCGCTGGACGGCGACCTGCGCCGCGCCCGCGACGAGACGCTGCGCCTGTCCGGCGGCACCCCGGACGCGCTCGCCGCCCTCGACCCGTCGGCGCACCGGGCGGAGGTGGCGGGGCTACTGCGGGCGGTCAGCGCGCTGGTCCGCGACCCGGCCGGCCCCGACCACGCGGGCGCCGACCTCGTCGGGTCCCGGCTGCGCGACCTGCGCCGCGGCTGCCTGCGCGGGGCGGTGCTGCTGGGGGCCGACCTGCGCGGGGCGGACCTGCGCGGCGCCGACCTGCTGGGCGCCGACCTGCGCGGCGCGGACCTGTCGGGGGCCGACCTCACCGGTGCGCTGTTCGTCGTGCAGGCCCAGCTCGACGCGGCCCGCGGCGACGCGGCGACCGTGGTCCCGGCGGGCCTGCGGCACCCGGCGCACTGGCCCTCGGGCGGCGGGCGCGGCTGA
- a CDS encoding LuxR C-terminal-related transcriptional regulator, producing the protein MTIDAVLEPDVAPFDRSAAGRPTARRTARLLIVDGEAIVRFGLRQLVAPDPELAVVGEAASPRDALVVADRCPPDLVILDVDLGRGDSAGVELARMLLERHRGVRVLVLTSCRDREVMRRTVRLGVHGYLRKGAETADILRAIHALLRGESVFDSRGPGAVTDVVREEDRPAVRQLGGAMLTDRENQVLRLLAVGMSNREIGVRLLISEATVKFHVRNLRDKLEVRRRTEIVYTATRQGIV; encoded by the coding sequence GTGACCATCGATGCCGTGCTCGAGCCGGACGTGGCTCCGTTCGACCGCTCCGCCGCCGGGCGCCCGACGGCGCGCCGCACCGCCCGCCTGCTGATCGTCGACGGCGAGGCGATCGTCCGCTTCGGCCTGCGCCAGCTCGTGGCTCCCGACCCCGAGCTGGCCGTCGTCGGCGAGGCCGCGTCCCCGCGCGACGCCCTCGTCGTCGCCGACCGGTGCCCGCCCGACCTGGTGATCCTCGACGTCGACCTGGGCCGCGGCGACTCGGCGGGCGTCGAGCTGGCCCGGATGCTGCTCGAGCGCCACCGCGGCGTGCGGGTCCTCGTGCTGACGAGCTGTCGCGACCGCGAGGTCATGCGCCGCACCGTGCGCCTCGGCGTGCACGGCTACCTGCGCAAGGGCGCCGAGACCGCCGACATCCTGCGCGCGATCCACGCCCTGCTGCGCGGCGAGAGCGTCTTCGACTCCCGCGGCCCCGGCGCGGTCACCGACGTCGTGCGCGAGGAGGACCGCCCCGCCGTCCGCCAGCTCGGCGGCGCGATGCTCACCGACCGCGAGAACCAGGTGCTGCGCCTGCTCGCCGTGGGGATGTCCAACCGCGAGATCGGCGTGCGGCTGCTGATCAGCGAGGCCACGGTCAAGTTCCACGTGCGCAACCTGCGCGACAAGCTCGAGGTCCGCCGCCGCACCGAGATCGTCTACACGGCCACGCGGCAGGGCATCGTCTGA
- the glmS gene encoding glutamine--fructose-6-phosphate transaminase (isomerizing), which produces MCGIVGYVGPQDAAPILVEGLGRLEYRGYDSAGLAVMTKAGLKVRKVSGRVAALAADLPARFKGAPGIGHTRWATHGGPTPENAHPHTDGSGRIAVVHNGIIENAEELRAKLTADGVEFVSQTDTECVAHLVAAAFTAGAGDLEQAVRWALRQVVGAYGLAVVDAEHPDRIVVARNGSPVLLGVGEKEMFVASDVAALVGYTRQVVYLDDGELASLTAGGYRTFTLDDTSTAKSPSTIDWDVVGAEIGDHAHFLIKEIEEQPATITRALAGRLDERFSTAHLGGLNLSVREAREFRRVKILGCGSACYAGDLGAQLIEDLARLPATSEAASEFRYRNPVVEPDTLYVAVSQSGETVDTLAAVQELQRKGGRVIGIINVVGSTIARQVDGGIYLHAGAEMSVAATKSFTSTVTAFALLALHLGRIRDLSPTDGTRIINGLAALPEQVREILKLSDEIAEVAREIAPSPSMMFVGRRRGWPVAREGAQKLKEISYIHAEAYPSAELKHGPLALISPEMPTVAIVPDDDLLDKNTSTLSEIKARSGPVIALAHRQLPAELADRTIVIPRNEPELDPILLSIPLQLLAYHAAVALERDVDKPRNLAKSVTVE; this is translated from the coding sequence ATGTGCGGAATCGTCGGGTACGTCGGGCCGCAGGACGCGGCCCCGATCCTCGTGGAGGGTCTGGGCCGGCTGGAGTACCGCGGCTACGACTCCGCGGGCCTCGCCGTGATGACGAAGGCCGGGCTGAAGGTGCGCAAGGTGAGCGGCCGGGTCGCGGCGCTGGCCGCCGACCTGCCCGCCCGATTCAAGGGCGCCCCCGGCATCGGGCACACCCGCTGGGCCACCCACGGCGGCCCGACGCCGGAGAACGCCCACCCGCACACCGACGGCAGCGGCCGCATCGCGGTGGTGCACAACGGCATCATCGAGAACGCCGAGGAGCTGCGCGCGAAGCTCACCGCCGACGGCGTGGAGTTCGTCAGCCAGACCGACACCGAGTGCGTCGCGCACCTGGTCGCCGCCGCGTTCACCGCGGGCGCGGGCGACCTGGAGCAGGCCGTGCGCTGGGCCCTGCGGCAGGTGGTCGGCGCGTACGGCCTCGCCGTCGTCGACGCCGAGCACCCCGACCGGATCGTCGTCGCCCGCAACGGCAGCCCGGTGCTGCTCGGCGTCGGGGAGAAGGAGATGTTCGTGGCGTCCGACGTCGCGGCGCTCGTCGGCTACACCCGCCAGGTCGTCTACCTCGACGACGGCGAGCTCGCCAGCCTCACCGCGGGCGGCTACCGCACCTTCACCCTCGACGACACGTCGACGGCGAAGAGCCCGTCCACGATCGACTGGGACGTCGTCGGCGCCGAGATCGGCGACCACGCGCACTTCCTGATCAAGGAGATCGAGGAGCAGCCCGCGACGATCACCCGCGCGCTGGCCGGCCGCCTCGACGAGCGCTTCTCCACCGCGCACCTCGGCGGGCTCAACCTCAGCGTCCGCGAGGCCCGGGAGTTCCGCCGGGTGAAGATCCTCGGCTGCGGCAGCGCCTGCTACGCGGGTGACCTGGGCGCCCAGCTCATCGAGGACCTCGCCCGGCTGCCCGCCACGAGCGAGGCGGCCAGCGAGTTCCGCTACCGCAACCCGGTCGTCGAGCCCGACACGCTCTACGTCGCGGTCAGCCAGTCCGGCGAGACCGTCGACACCCTCGCCGCGGTGCAGGAGCTGCAGCGCAAGGGCGGCCGCGTCATCGGCATCATCAACGTGGTCGGCTCGACGATCGCGCGCCAGGTCGACGGCGGCATCTACCTGCACGCCGGCGCGGAGATGTCGGTGGCCGCCACGAAGTCGTTCACCTCGACGGTCACCGCGTTCGCCCTGCTCGCGCTGCACCTGGGCCGCATCCGCGACCTCTCGCCGACCGACGGCACCCGGATCATCAACGGCCTCGCCGCGCTGCCCGAGCAGGTCCGCGAGATCCTCAAGCTCTCCGACGAGATCGCCGAGGTGGCCCGGGAGATCGCGCCGAGCCCCAGCATGATGTTCGTCGGGCGCCGCCGCGGCTGGCCGGTGGCGCGCGAGGGGGCGCAGAAGCTCAAGGAGATCTCCTACATCCACGCGGAGGCGTACCCCTCGGCCGAGCTCAAGCACGGCCCGCTCGCGCTGATCAGCCCGGAGATGCCGACGGTCGCGATCGTCCCCGACGACGACCTGCTCGACAAGAACACCTCCACGCTCTCGGAGATCAAGGCCCGCAGCGGCCCGGTCATCGCGCTCGCGCACCGGCAGCTGCCGGCGGAGCTGGCCGACCGCACCATCGTGATCCCGCGCAACGAGCCGGAGCTCGACCCGATCCTGCTCTCGATCCCGCTGCAGCTGCTGGCCTACCACGCCGCGGTGGCCCTGGAGCGCGACGTCGACAAGCCGCGCAACCTGGCGAAGTCGGTCACGGTCGAGTGA
- a CDS encoding ATP-dependent Clp protease proteolytic subunit, whose amino-acid sequence MPEPHRPTVVPLPPPQPPQPSFTSTLLVAGADPVAEHLLDVRIVHVGGVLDADAADRVCARLRLLAARDPRAEITLTVSCTAGTAGAGLAVVDTMALVGPEVATCAVGAVAGVGQLVVTAGAPGRRTAARHARLALRTPAADPAPATVSGAQRREAVAVTAARSGRDAAEVAADTAAERWFTAAEAVAYGLVDAVV is encoded by the coding sequence GTGCCCGAACCCCACCGCCCCACCGTCGTGCCGCTGCCCCCGCCGCAGCCCCCGCAGCCCTCGTTCACCTCGACGCTGCTCGTGGCGGGCGCCGACCCGGTGGCCGAGCACCTGCTCGACGTGCGGATCGTCCACGTCGGCGGGGTCCTCGACGCCGACGCCGCCGACCGGGTGTGCGCGCGGCTGCGGCTGCTGGCCGCCCGCGACCCGCGGGCGGAGATCACGCTGACCGTGTCCTGCACCGCCGGGACGGCGGGAGCCGGGCTCGCCGTCGTCGACACGATGGCGCTGGTCGGGCCCGAGGTCGCGACCTGCGCCGTCGGCGCCGTGGCCGGGGTGGGGCAGCTGGTCGTCACCGCGGGGGCGCCCGGGCGGCGGACGGCCGCCCGGCACGCCCGGCTGGCCCTGCGCACCCCGGCGGCGGACCCGGCCCCGGCGACGGTGTCCGGGGCGCAGCGGCGGGAGGCCGTCGCCGTGACCGCGGCCCGCAGCGGGCGCGACGCCGCGGAGGTCGCGGCCGACACCGCGGCCGAGCGCTGGTTCACCGCCGCCGAGGCCGTGGCGTACGGGCTGGTGGACGCGGTGGTGTGA
- a CDS encoding 6-phosphofructokinase — MRVGVLTGGGDCPGLNAVIRAIVRKGVPEYGYSFVGFRDGWRGPLEALTKPLDIPAVRGLLPRGGTILGSSRTNPFAIEGGVEKIRTNLQNLGVDALIAIGGEDTLGVATKLHEIGVNVIGVPKTIDNDLSGTDYTFGFDTAVNIAMEAIDRLHTTAESHHRALIVEVMGRHAGWIALHAGMAGGANIILIPEVRFDIEQVCTWVESRFRLDYAPIIVVSEGAKPKDRDESLLNEEKDAFGHVRLGGIGDWLAKEIEARTGKEARTTVLGHVQRGGTPTARDRWLATRFGLHAIDAVHAGAWGQMTALRGTDITMVPLSEATKELKVVDPALYAEAEVFFG, encoded by the coding sequence ATGCGCGTCGGCGTGCTCACCGGTGGTGGCGACTGCCCCGGACTGAACGCGGTCATCCGGGCGATCGTCCGCAAGGGCGTCCCCGAGTACGGCTACTCGTTCGTCGGCTTCCGCGACGGCTGGCGCGGGCCGCTCGAGGCACTGACGAAGCCGCTGGACATCCCCGCCGTCCGGGGCCTGCTGCCCCGCGGCGGCACGATCCTCGGCTCGTCGCGCACCAACCCGTTCGCGATCGAGGGCGGTGTCGAGAAGATCCGCACCAACCTGCAGAACCTCGGCGTCGACGCGCTCATCGCGATCGGCGGCGAGGACACCCTCGGCGTCGCGACGAAGCTGCACGAGATCGGCGTCAACGTCATCGGGGTGCCGAAGACGATCGACAACGACCTGTCCGGCACCGACTACACGTTCGGCTTCGACACCGCGGTCAACATCGCGATGGAGGCCATCGACCGGCTGCACACCACCGCCGAGTCGCACCACCGCGCGCTCATCGTCGAGGTCATGGGCCGGCACGCGGGCTGGATCGCGCTGCACGCCGGCATGGCGGGCGGCGCCAACATCATCCTCATCCCCGAGGTGCGCTTCGACATCGAGCAGGTCTGCACCTGGGTCGAGTCGCGCTTCCGGCTCGACTACGCGCCGATCATCGTCGTGTCCGAGGGCGCGAAGCCGAAGGACCGCGACGAGTCGCTGCTCAACGAGGAGAAGGACGCGTTCGGCCACGTCCGCCTCGGCGGCATCGGCGACTGGCTGGCCAAGGAGATCGAGGCGCGCACCGGCAAGGAGGCCCGCACGACGGTGCTCGGGCACGTGCAGCGCGGCGGCACCCCGACCGCCCGCGACCGCTGGCTCGCCACCCGCTTCGGCCTGCACGCGATCGACGCGGTGCACGCCGGGGCCTGGGGCCAGATGACGGCGCTGCGCGGCACCGACATCACGATGGTGCCGCTGAGCGAGGCGACGAAGGAGCTCAAGGTCGTCGACCCCGCGCTCTACGCCGAGGCCGAGGTCTTCTTCGGCTGA
- a CDS encoding DUF4126 domain-containing protein, whose amino-acid sequence MELVPAVLASGWASGVNAYLCVVVLGVLGRFGGIEAVPEALTRTDVLVVAAVLYLLEFVTDKIPYVDSLWDAVSTAIRPTAGAVIGLLLAGDASSLEQAVLAASGGAAALVSHLVKGGLRLIVNTSPEPVTNIGVSLGEDVAVAGVATLVVVAPVVAFGIAAVLLVIGLILLVLLWRNVRRGYRRYRAWRERRLATA is encoded by the coding sequence ATGGAGCTGGTGCCGGCCGTGCTGGCCAGCGGGTGGGCGAGCGGCGTCAACGCCTACCTCTGCGTGGTCGTGCTCGGCGTGCTGGGCCGCTTCGGCGGGATCGAGGCGGTGCCCGAGGCCCTGACCCGCACCGACGTGCTCGTCGTCGCCGCGGTGCTCTACCTGCTGGAGTTCGTCACCGACAAGATCCCCTACGTCGACTCGCTGTGGGACGCGGTGTCCACCGCGATCCGGCCGACGGCGGGCGCGGTGATCGGGCTGCTCCTCGCCGGCGACGCGTCCTCGCTGGAGCAGGCGGTGCTGGCCGCGAGCGGTGGGGCGGCGGCGCTGGTCAGCCACCTCGTCAAGGGCGGGCTGCGGCTGATCGTCAACACCTCGCCCGAACCCGTCACGAACATCGGGGTGAGCCTCGGCGAGGACGTCGCGGTGGCCGGGGTGGCGACGCTCGTCGTCGTCGCCCCCGTGGTGGCGTTCGGGATCGCCGCGGTGCTGCTGGTGATCGGGCTGATCCTGCTGGTGCTGCTCTGGCGGAACGTGCGGCGCGGGTACCGCCGCTACCGCGCCTGGCGGGAGCGGCGGCTCGCGACCGCGTGA
- a CDS encoding helix-turn-helix domain-containing protein produces the protein MTTRGEHGTTPVHDPVEHARVLHGIYDSALTGGSGGRAPRSLVSASWQRSLAAHVDPDRHTPPAVFAEDDLSEVRETHPLNDVLPLLRSTLVSIADEAMHVMLVTDADGTILWREGAARLLHIADDTGLSPGFKMSEDAIGTNAMGTTLAIDAPVQIHSAEHLVRAFHAWTCAAAPVHDPDTGAILGAIDISGPLHTVHPAMVQLVSATAQLAENQLRVRLAIADERLRVRNMPHLTSLRGQGALVTPTGRIVAGEPYGTWPERVALPQGSDRVLLDDGREMVVEPLAEGYLLRTPRPARAARRSALSLRFMGEAGPRVVLNGKTVQVTLRPAEILTALALHPDGLTAERLALLLYGDDGNPTTVRGEILRLRGLIGADVLRTRPYRLDAAVDTDFDAVRTALRKGNAAEALRACAGPLLPRSDAPEIRELRDQLEVGLRRAVLDADDVDLLAELAAHPLGRDELEVHDLLAERLPADDRRRPEVLARRARLLAED, from the coding sequence ATGACGACGCGCGGAGAGCACGGCACGACGCCCGTGCACGATCCCGTCGAGCACGCCCGCGTGCTGCACGGGATCTACGACAGTGCCCTGACCGGCGGGTCCGGTGGGCGGGCCCCGCGGTCGCTGGTGTCCGCGAGCTGGCAGCGCAGCCTCGCCGCGCACGTCGACCCCGACCGGCACACCCCGCCCGCGGTGTTCGCCGAGGACGACCTGTCCGAGGTGCGCGAGACGCACCCGCTCAACGACGTCCTGCCGCTGCTGCGCAGCACGCTCGTGAGCATCGCCGACGAGGCCATGCACGTCATGCTCGTCACCGACGCCGACGGCACCATCCTGTGGCGCGAGGGCGCGGCCCGGCTGCTGCACATCGCCGACGACACCGGCCTGTCGCCGGGGTTCAAGATGTCCGAGGACGCGATCGGCACCAACGCCATGGGCACCACCCTCGCCATCGACGCCCCGGTGCAGATCCACTCCGCCGAGCACCTGGTGCGCGCGTTCCACGCGTGGACCTGCGCGGCCGCCCCCGTGCACGACCCCGACACCGGCGCGATCCTCGGCGCCATCGACATCTCCGGGCCGCTGCACACCGTGCACCCGGCGATGGTGCAGCTCGTGTCGGCCACCGCGCAGCTCGCGGAGAACCAGCTGCGCGTGCGCCTGGCCATCGCCGACGAGCGGCTGCGCGTGCGGAACATGCCGCACCTGACGAGCCTGCGGGGGCAGGGTGCGCTCGTCACCCCGACCGGCCGGATCGTCGCGGGCGAGCCGTACGGCACGTGGCCCGAGCGGGTCGCGCTGCCGCAGGGGTCCGACCGCGTGCTGCTCGACGACGGCCGCGAGATGGTGGTCGAGCCGCTCGCCGAGGGGTACCTGCTGCGCACGCCGCGCCCCGCCCGCGCCGCCCGGCGCAGCGCGCTGTCGCTGCGGTTCATGGGCGAGGCCGGCCCGCGCGTGGTGCTCAACGGCAAGACGGTGCAGGTCACCCTGCGGCCCGCCGAGATCCTCACCGCGCTCGCCCTGCACCCCGACGGCCTCACCGCCGAGCGCCTCGCCCTGCTGCTCTACGGCGACGACGGCAACCCCACCACCGTCCGCGGGGAGATCCTGCGGCTGCGCGGCCTGATCGGGGCCGACGTCCTGCGCACCCGCCCGTACCGCCTCGACGCCGCCGTCGACACCGACTTCGACGCCGTCCGCACCGCGCTGCGCAAGGGGAACGCCGCCGAGGCCCTGCGCGCGTGCGCCGGGCCCCTGCTGCCGCGCTCGGACGCCCCGGAGATCCGGGAGCTGCGCGACCAGCTGGAGGTCGGCCTGCGCCGCGCCGTCCTCGACGCCGACGACGTCGACCTGCTGGCCGAGCTCGCCGCGCACCCGCTGGGCCGCGACGAGCTCGAGGTGCACGACCTGCTCGCCGAGCGCCTGCCCGCCGACGACCGGCGCCGGCCCGAGGTGCTGGCCCGCCGGGCCCGGCTTCTCGCCGAGGACTAG
- a CDS encoding serine hydrolase domain-containing protein — translation MLDSTAAVLLARTARAQRDGRVPSLVAGVVRDGGLVWSAGRGAIEEPHRDVQYRLGSISKTVTAITVLRLRDEGLLDLGDPLERHLPGTPLGDRTLGQLLSHLAGAGSESPGQWWERTPGTTLEGLALSDADVVLPAARRFHYSNLGFGLLGELVARARGRSWSEVARDEVLLPLGMRRTTPRPDGRAAQGYAVHPWADVTQVEPEHHAEVMAPAGQLWATADDLARLGAFLLGDTGDVLSPDTVEEMTLPAGIDSSAPGWSSYGLGVQVQRTADGTVLVGHGGSMPGFLAGLWVDREEATGALAMGNTTSGLDGGLPAGLLADVRAAEPRVVDAWEPTPSPVPLELLGPWYWGPSPYVLRAVPGGLLHLGGLGRPGRSSRFRPGPDGTWTGLDGYFAGETLRLDPVALNLATFVLTRTPYDPTAPVPGGAGDWA, via the coding sequence GTGCTCGACTCCACCGCCGCCGTCCTGCTCGCCCGCACCGCCCGCGCCCAGCGCGACGGCCGCGTCCCGTCACTGGTGGCGGGGGTGGTGCGCGACGGCGGGCTGGTGTGGTCGGCGGGTCGCGGGGCGATCGAGGAGCCGCACCGGGACGTCCAGTACCGGCTGGGCTCGATCAGCAAGACGGTCACGGCGATCACGGTCCTGCGCCTGCGCGACGAGGGGCTGCTCGACCTCGGCGACCCGCTGGAGCGCCACCTGCCCGGCACCCCGCTGGGCGACCGGACCCTGGGGCAGCTGCTCAGCCACCTCGCCGGAGCCGGGTCGGAGAGCCCGGGGCAGTGGTGGGAGCGCACGCCCGGCACGACGCTGGAGGGCCTCGCCCTCTCCGACGCCGACGTCGTGCTGCCCGCCGCCCGCCGCTTCCACTACTCCAACCTCGGCTTCGGCCTGCTCGGGGAGCTCGTCGCCCGGGCGCGCGGGCGCAGCTGGTCGGAGGTCGCGCGCGACGAGGTGCTGCTCCCGCTCGGGATGCGCCGCACGACCCCGCGCCCCGACGGCCGCGCCGCCCAGGGGTACGCCGTGCACCCGTGGGCCGACGTGACGCAGGTCGAGCCCGAGCACCACGCCGAGGTCATGGCCCCGGCCGGGCAGCTCTGGGCGACCGCCGACGACCTCGCCCGGCTCGGTGCGTTCCTGCTCGGCGACACCGGGGACGTCCTCTCGCCCGACACCGTCGAGGAGATGACGCTGCCGGCCGGGATCGACTCCTCGGCGCCCGGCTGGTCGTCCTACGGACTGGGCGTGCAGGTGCAGCGCACCGCCGACGGGACCGTGCTGGTCGGCCACGGCGGCTCGATGCCCGGCTTCCTCGCCGGGCTGTGGGTCGACCGCGAGGAGGCCACCGGGGCCCTCGCGATGGGCAACACCACCTCCGGCCTCGACGGCGGGCTGCCGGCGGGGCTGCTCGCCGACGTCCGCGCGGCCGAGCCCCGCGTCGTCGACGCCTGGGAGCCCACCCCGTCGCCGGTGCCGCTGGAGCTGCTCGGGCCCTGGTACTGGGGCCCCTCGCCGTACGTGCTGCGCGCCGTGCCGGGCGGGCTGCTGCACCTGGGCGGGCTCGGGCGGCCGGGCCGGTCCAGCCGCTTCCGCCCCGGCCCGGACGGCACCTGGACCGGCCTCGACGGCTACTTCGCGGGCGAGACCCTGCGCCTGGACCCGGTGGCGCTGAACCTGGCCACGTTCGTCCTCACCCGCACCCCGTACGACCCGACCGCGCCGGTGCCCGGCGGCGCGGGCGACTGGGCCTAG